A region from the Variovorax sp. RKNM96 genome encodes:
- a CDS encoding ABC transporter substrate-binding protein: MLKRRTLMGTAMAAAIPGAFLPLAQAQTGKNMLSIGMPLEPPGLDPTAGAASAIAEITQYNIFETLTKVNADGSVTPMLAESWSSSPDMKTFVFKLRRGVRFENGQPFNASTVKFSFDRAGGAKSTNKDKRFFSEIGTVVLDEYTVGVNSALSNPDLPFMLGQSTACIVEAKSAETNATAPVGTGPYKLAAWQRGASCTLVKSPTYRDPGLAKVEKFVFRFMSDTAAQTAALMANDIDIFPRAGTRSVAQFKGNPRFQVLEVGTRGKVILTINNRKKPLDDVRVRRAILAALDRNTIIQGAADGFGKPIGSHYAMGAPGFIDTTAMNPYDIEKAKRLLAEAGVKTPLELRLTLPPPSYARQGGEMIAAQLAQIGIHVKIQNVEWAQWLSGTFGGAHDFDLTMVAHVEPFDLVKYTEPDYYWGYDSKKFRDMFVAIQNEENKKRRADLLAEAQRQLATDAVNGFLYQAVFPTIARKEVKGLWASMPIVVNDLAAISWS, translated from the coding sequence ATGTTGAAGCGACGCACCCTCATGGGCACCGCCATGGCCGCGGCGATCCCGGGCGCCTTCCTCCCGCTCGCGCAAGCGCAGACGGGCAAGAACATGTTGAGCATCGGCATGCCGCTGGAGCCGCCGGGCCTGGACCCGACTGCGGGCGCCGCGTCGGCCATCGCCGAGATCACGCAATACAACATCTTCGAGACGCTCACCAAGGTCAACGCCGATGGCTCGGTCACGCCGATGCTGGCCGAGAGCTGGTCGTCGTCGCCCGACATGAAGACCTTCGTCTTCAAGCTGCGCCGCGGCGTGCGCTTCGAGAACGGGCAGCCCTTCAACGCATCCACGGTCAAGTTCTCGTTCGACCGCGCGGGGGGCGCCAAGAGCACCAACAAGGACAAGCGCTTCTTCAGCGAGATCGGCACCGTGGTGCTCGACGAGTACACGGTGGGCGTCAACAGCGCGCTGTCGAACCCCGACCTGCCGTTCATGCTCGGGCAGTCCACCGCCTGCATCGTCGAGGCCAAGAGCGCCGAGACGAATGCGACCGCACCCGTCGGCACCGGCCCCTACAAGCTGGCCGCATGGCAGCGCGGCGCCTCGTGCACGCTGGTGAAGTCGCCGACGTACCGCGATCCGGGCCTTGCGAAGGTCGAGAAATTCGTCTTCCGCTTCATGTCCGACACCGCCGCGCAGACCGCGGCGCTGATGGCGAACGACATCGACATCTTCCCGCGCGCCGGCACCCGCTCCGTCGCGCAGTTCAAGGGCAACCCGCGCTTCCAGGTGCTGGAGGTGGGTACGCGCGGCAAGGTGATCCTCACCATCAACAACCGCAAGAAGCCGCTGGACGACGTGCGCGTGCGCCGCGCGATCCTGGCGGCGCTGGACCGCAACACGATCATCCAGGGCGCGGCCGACGGCTTCGGCAAGCCCATCGGCAGCCACTACGCGATGGGCGCGCCGGGCTTCATCGACACGACCGCGATGAACCCCTACGACATCGAGAAGGCCAAGCGCCTGCTCGCCGAAGCCGGCGTGAAGACACCGCTCGAACTGCGACTGACGCTGCCGCCGCCTTCGTACGCGCGGCAGGGCGGCGAGATGATCGCCGCGCAGCTCGCGCAGATCGGCATCCACGTGAAGATCCAGAACGTCGAGTGGGCGCAGTGGCTGAGCGGCACCTTCGGCGGCGCGCACGACTTCGACCTCACGATGGTCGCGCACGTCGAGCCCTTCGACCTGGTGAAGTACACCGAGCCCGACTACTACTGGGGCTACGACTCGAAGAAGTTCCGCGACATGTTCGTCGCGATCCAGAACGAAGAGAACAAGAAGCGCCGTGCCGACCTGCTGGCCGAGGCGCAGCGGCAACTCGCGACCGATGCGGTCAACGGCTTTCTCTACCAGGCGGTGTTTCCCACCATCGCGCGCAAGGAAGTCAAGGGCCTGTGGGCCAGCATGCCGATCGTGGTGAACGACCTGGCCGCCATTTCCTGGAGCTGA
- a CDS encoding ABC transporter permease produces the protein MNAIVAPAAPSAAALTVPGFWRRAVHHRSFVIGAVLALLLLLAALVSFVWTPWSPYEMDMANKMQAPSAAHWLGTDAFGRDVASLLLVGARASILVGVIAVGIGLVVGTALGLLAAARRGWVEEAIMRFADFSLAFPAILSAIMMTAVFGAGIVNAIVAIGIYNIPTFARITRASANAIWSREYIAAARACGKGSFSITMQHVLPNISAVLIVQITIRFAIAILAEAALSYLGLGTQPPQPSWGRMLSEAQTLMFQQPLLAVFPGMAIALAVLGLNLLGDGLRDLLDPRLARAR, from the coding sequence ATGAACGCCATCGTTGCTCCTGCTGCTCCCAGCGCAGCCGCGCTCACCGTGCCGGGCTTCTGGCGCCGTGCGGTGCATCACCGCAGCTTCGTCATCGGCGCCGTTCTCGCGCTGCTGCTGCTCCTGGCCGCGCTCGTTTCGTTCGTGTGGACCCCGTGGTCGCCATATGAAATGGACATGGCCAACAAGATGCAGGCGCCCTCGGCCGCGCACTGGCTGGGCACCGACGCCTTCGGGCGCGACGTGGCCTCGCTGCTGCTGGTGGGTGCGCGCGCCTCCATCCTCGTGGGCGTGATCGCCGTGGGCATCGGCCTGGTGGTCGGCACGGCGCTCGGCCTGTTGGCGGCTGCGCGGCGCGGCTGGGTCGAAGAAGCGATCATGCGTTTCGCCGACTTCTCGCTCGCGTTCCCGGCCATTCTCTCGGCGATCATGATGACGGCCGTGTTCGGCGCGGGCATCGTCAATGCCATCGTCGCGATCGGCATCTACAACATCCCGACCTTCGCGCGCATCACACGCGCCTCGGCCAATGCGATCTGGTCGCGCGAATACATCGCGGCGGCACGCGCCTGCGGCAAGGGTTCGTTCTCGATCACGATGCAGCACGTGCTGCCGAATATCTCGGCGGTGCTGATCGTGCAGATCACCATCCGCTTCGCCATCGCGATCCTTGCGGAAGCGGCGCTGTCGTACCTCGGCCTCGGCACGCAGCCCCCTCAGCCTTCGTGGGGCCGCATGCTCAGCGAGGCGCAGACGCTCATGTTCCAGCAGCCGCTGCTGGCGGTGTTCCCCGGCATGGCGATCGCGCTGGCGGTGCTGGGCCTCAACCTGCTCGGCGACGGTTTGCGCGACCTGCTCGACCCGCGCCTTGCTCGAGCCCGCTGA
- a CDS encoding amidase — MTKPLHSLSAAELGVAYRSKELSPVEVVRAVNERIAALEPKLHATWLFRPELALEQARASEARWLAGTPRGALDGVPVTIKDNLATAGDPMPLGTAAYDLVPVADDSPPAARLKEDGTVLVAKTTMPDVGMLSSGLSTFHELSRNPWDLSRTPGGSSAGAGAAAAAGYGPLHAGTDIGGSLRLPASWCGIFTLKPSFGRIPLSTPYMGRCAGPMTRTVEDAALMMQSVAQPDSRDYSELPPPVIDWLAFDVDASFLAGKRVGLLMDAGCGLPLDPQIRDAVLAAAKKIEAAGAHVEEMKPFMTPKMLQGMDHFWRMRSLTDLRAMAPERRAKMLPYIDAWAESAAGFSGEHIFDAYSQFVATRAATIAATVGFDFVISPVSPNMPAPAEHASPTNDPLRSLEHIGFTVPYNMSEQPASSVNCGYSDAGLPIGLQVAGRRFDDLGVLQFSRAFELIRDAQKPWPELQ, encoded by the coding sequence ATGACCAAGCCCCTGCATTCCCTGAGCGCCGCCGAACTCGGCGTGGCCTACCGCAGCAAGGAACTCTCGCCGGTCGAGGTGGTGCGCGCGGTCAACGAGCGCATCGCCGCGCTCGAGCCGAAGCTGCACGCCACCTGGCTCTTCCGCCCCGAACTTGCGCTCGAGCAGGCCCGCGCCTCCGAAGCGCGCTGGCTCGCCGGCACACCGCGCGGCGCGCTCGACGGCGTGCCCGTGACGATCAAGGACAACCTGGCGACCGCCGGCGACCCGATGCCGCTGGGCACTGCGGCCTACGACCTCGTGCCGGTCGCGGACGATTCGCCGCCGGCCGCACGCCTGAAGGAAGACGGAACGGTGCTCGTCGCCAAGACCACGATGCCCGACGTCGGCATGCTGTCGTCCGGCCTCTCGACCTTTCATGAACTCTCGCGCAACCCGTGGGACCTGTCGCGCACGCCCGGCGGCTCCAGCGCGGGCGCGGGTGCTGCTGCGGCCGCAGGCTATGGCCCGCTGCATGCGGGCACCGACATCGGCGGCTCGCTGCGCCTGCCCGCGAGTTGGTGCGGCATCTTCACGCTCAAGCCCAGCTTCGGCCGCATCCCGCTGAGCACGCCCTACATGGGCCGCTGCGCCGGGCCGATGACGCGCACGGTGGAAGACGCCGCGCTGATGATGCAGTCCGTCGCCCAGCCCGACAGCCGCGACTACTCCGAACTGCCGCCACCCGTCATCGACTGGCTGGCCTTCGACGTCGATGCCTCCTTCCTCGCCGGCAAGCGCGTGGGCCTCTTGATGGACGCGGGCTGCGGCCTGCCGCTCGATCCGCAGATCCGCGACGCGGTGCTCGCTGCCGCGAAGAAGATCGAAGCGGCTGGCGCCCATGTCGAGGAAATGAAGCCCTTCATGACGCCGAAGATGCTGCAGGGCATGGACCACTTCTGGCGCATGCGCTCGCTGACCGACCTGCGCGCCATGGCGCCCGAGCGCCGCGCGAAGATGCTGCCCTACATCGATGCCTGGGCCGAGAGCGCGGCCGGCTTCTCGGGCGAGCACATCTTCGACGCCTACAGCCAGTTCGTCGCCACGCGCGCCGCCACCATCGCTGCGACCGTGGGCTTCGACTTCGTGATCTCGCCGGTGTCGCCCAACATGCCCGCGCCCGCGGAGCACGCCTCGCCGACGAACGACCCGCTGCGCTCGCTGGAGCACATCGGCTTCACTGTCCCCTACAACATGTCGGAGCAGCCGGCGTCGTCGGTCAACTGCGGCTACTCCGATGCGGGCCTGCCCATCGGTCTGCAGGTGGCGGGCCGCCGCTTCGACGACCTCGGCGTGCTGCAGTTCAGCCGCGCCTTCGAGCTGATCCGCGACGCGCAGAAGCCATGGCCCGAACTCCAGTGA
- a CDS encoding ABC transporter ATP-binding protein, whose protein sequence is MPLLEVNDLHIGLQTQRGPAEAVRGISFSLERGETLGIVGESGCGKSITVMSLMGLLPSTAKVSGSIRLDGQELVGLPEKAMCGIRGNRIGMIFQEPMTALNPVHTIARQVGEPLRLHRGLSKAEARKEALGLLERVGIPDAASRLDAYPHQFSGGQRQRIGIAMALACGPDLLIADEPTTALDVTIQKQVLDLIQSLVAEMGMALILISHDLGVIANSVQRMLVMYGGSMVESGPTKAVFAERAHPYTRGLFAARPVLGAPRTGRLATIRGSVPELVDLPRGCAFAGRCSFTADMCYTTKPPLAMKPSGHAVRCLRLEDIAAQSAVAA, encoded by the coding sequence ATGCCTCTTCTCGAAGTCAACGATCTCCACATCGGCCTGCAGACCCAGCGCGGCCCGGCCGAAGCGGTGCGCGGCATTTCCTTTTCCCTGGAGCGCGGCGAAACGCTGGGTATCGTGGGCGAATCGGGCTGCGGCAAATCGATCACCGTGATGTCGCTCATGGGCCTGTTGCCCTCGACCGCGAAGGTGAGCGGCAGCATCCGTCTCGACGGGCAGGAGCTCGTCGGGCTGCCAGAGAAAGCGATGTGCGGCATTCGCGGCAACCGCATCGGCATGATCTTCCAGGAGCCGATGACGGCGCTGAACCCGGTGCACACCATCGCGCGCCAGGTTGGCGAGCCGCTGCGGCTGCATCGCGGGCTTTCGAAGGCGGAGGCACGGAAAGAAGCTCTGGGCCTGCTGGAGCGCGTGGGCATTCCCGATGCGGCCTCGCGGCTCGATGCGTACCCGCACCAGTTCTCAGGCGGGCAACGGCAGCGCATCGGCATTGCGATGGCGCTGGCCTGCGGCCCCGACCTGTTGATTGCCGACGAGCCCACCACCGCGCTCGACGTGACCATCCAGAAGCAGGTGCTGGACCTCATCCAGAGCCTGGTCGCCGAGATGGGCATGGCGCTGATCCTCATCTCGCATGACCTGGGCGTGATCGCCAACAGCGTGCAGCGCATGCTCGTGATGTATGGCGGCAGCATGGTCGAGAGCGGGCCGACGAAGGCCGTGTTCGCGGAGCGCGCGCATCCCTACACCCGCGGCCTGTTTGCGGCACGGCCGGTGCTCGGTGCACCACGCACGGGCCGCCTAGCCACCATTCGCGGCAGCGTGCCCGAGCTCGTGGACCTGCCGCGCGGTTGCGCCTTCGCAGGGCGCTGCAGTTTCACGGCCGACATGTGCTACACGACGAAGCCGCCGCTGGCCATGAAGCCGAGCGGCCATGCCGTGCGGTGCCTCCGTCTCGAAGACATCGCCGCGCAAAGCGCGGTTGCCGCATGA
- a CDS encoding tartrate dehydrogenase, producing MQQKTKHKIAVIPGDGIGVEVVPEGLRVLDAVSRKFGIEFSFDHFDWGSDHYVRHGLMMPADWDEQIKGHDAIYFGAVGAPDKVPDHIAVWGLLIKIRREFDQYVNLRPVRLMPGVPGPLAHRQPGDIDFLVVRENTEGEYTSVGGRLFEGTPREMAIQEAVFTRHGVDRILKYAYELASKRPRKNLVAATKSNGISITMPYWDERLAEMAKRHPDIATSKYHIDILCAHFVQHPDWFDVVVASNLFGDILSDLGPACTGTIGIAPSANLNPERVFPSLFEPVHGSAPDIAGKGIANPIGQIWSAALMLDHLGNGDPVYAQASAAVLSAIETVLSEGPRTRDMGGTANTVDVGRAIASCIG from the coding sequence ATGCAGCAAAAAACCAAACACAAGATCGCCGTCATCCCGGGTGACGGCATCGGGGTCGAAGTGGTGCCCGAAGGCCTTCGCGTGCTCGACGCGGTGAGCCGCAAGTTCGGCATCGAATTCAGCTTCGATCATTTCGACTGGGGCTCCGACCACTACGTGCGCCACGGGCTCATGATGCCGGCCGACTGGGACGAGCAGATCAAGGGCCACGACGCCATCTATTTCGGTGCCGTCGGCGCGCCCGACAAGGTGCCCGACCACATCGCCGTGTGGGGCCTTCTCATCAAGATCCGCCGCGAGTTCGACCAGTACGTGAACCTGCGCCCCGTGCGCCTGATGCCCGGCGTGCCCGGACCGCTCGCGCACCGCCAACCCGGCGACATCGACTTTCTCGTGGTGCGCGAAAACACCGAGGGCGAGTACACCTCGGTCGGCGGGCGCCTTTTCGAAGGAACCCCGCGCGAGATGGCGATCCAGGAGGCCGTGTTCACGCGCCACGGTGTCGACCGCATCCTCAAGTACGCCTACGAGCTCGCGAGCAAGCGGCCGCGCAAGAACCTCGTGGCCGCGACCAAGTCGAACGGCATCTCGATCACCATGCCGTACTGGGACGAGCGCCTGGCCGAGATGGCCAAGCGCCATCCCGACATCGCCACGAGCAAGTACCACATCGACATCCTGTGCGCGCACTTCGTGCAGCACCCCGACTGGTTCGACGTGGTCGTGGCCTCCAACCTCTTCGGCGACATCCTGTCCGACCTGGGCCCGGCGTGCACCGGCACCATCGGCATCGCGCCGTCGGCCAACCTGAATCCCGAGCGCGTGTTCCCGTCGCTGTTCGAGCCGGTGCACGGCTCCGCGCCCGACATCGCAGGCAAGGGCATCGCCAACCCCATCGGCCAGATCTGGTCGGCCGCGCTGATGCTCGACCACCTGGGCAACGGCGACCCCGTGTACGCGCAGGCTTCGGCCGCCGTGCTCTCGGCCATCGAGACCGTGCTGAGCGAAGGCCCGCGCACGCGCGACATGGGCGGCACCGCGAACACGGTCGACGTGGGCCGTGCCATCGCCAGCTGCATCGGATGA
- a CDS encoding ABC transporter permease produces the protein MGLFLLKRLATLVGTLIGASVIVFLVLEILPGNAAQMLMGPDASPDAVAALATKLGLDQPAWTRYWHWIGGILTGNLGDSYAYGSPVLDLILERLALTVPLAVLAMTLTTVLALVVGVTAAARHNKMGDVGLMGMTQVGIAIPNFWFAILLILVFSVKLQWFSAGGFDGWGEGVLGGVKSLLLPALSLAVVQAAILARITRSAVLEVMREDFVRTARAKGVSQRAVLWLHVLRNAMIPVITVMGMQFSELLAGTIVIENVFYLPGLGRLIFQAISNRDLVVVRNCVMLLAALVVIVNFVVDVLYAVIDPRIKASDI, from the coding sequence ATGGGCCTCTTCCTGCTCAAGCGCCTGGCAACGCTGGTCGGCACGCTGATCGGCGCGTCGGTCATCGTGTTCCTGGTCCTGGAAATCCTGCCCGGCAACGCCGCGCAGATGCTCATGGGCCCCGACGCCTCGCCCGATGCCGTGGCCGCACTCGCCACGAAGCTGGGTCTCGACCAGCCTGCGTGGACGCGCTACTGGCACTGGATCGGCGGCATCCTCACCGGCAACCTGGGCGACAGCTACGCCTACGGCTCGCCGGTGCTCGACCTGATCCTCGAACGCCTCGCGCTCACCGTGCCGCTGGCCGTGCTCGCGATGACGCTCACCACCGTGCTCGCGCTCGTGGTCGGCGTGACGGCCGCGGCGCGCCACAACAAGATGGGCGATGTCGGCCTGATGGGCATGACGCAGGTGGGCATCGCGATCCCGAATTTCTGGTTCGCGATCCTGCTGATCCTGGTGTTCTCGGTGAAGCTGCAGTGGTTCTCCGCGGGCGGCTTCGACGGATGGGGCGAGGGCGTGCTGGGTGGCGTGAAATCGCTGCTGTTGCCGGCGCTGTCCCTCGCGGTGGTGCAGGCGGCGATCCTCGCGCGCATCACGCGTTCGGCCGTGCTCGAAGTGATGCGCGAGGACTTCGTGCGCACCGCGCGCGCCAAGGGCGTGTCGCAGCGCGCCGTGCTGTGGCTGCATGTGCTGCGCAACGCGATGATCCCTGTCATCACCGTGATGGGCATGCAGTTCTCCGAACTGCTGGCAGGCACCATCGTGATCGAGAACGTGTTCTACCTGCCGGGCCTCGGCCGGCTGATCTTCCAGGCCATCAGCAACCGCGACCTCGTCGTGGTGCGCAACTGCGTGATGCTGCTCGCGGCGTTGGTCGTCATCGTGAATTTCGTGGTTGACGTGCTGTACGCCGTGATCGACCCGCGCATCAAGGCAAGCGACATATGA
- a CDS encoding alpha/beta hydrolase, translated as MTASSLLLRRSFLAKAALGAAAAQMTSIVPAFAQSAGTAVGSARRLEPLKNIEANGLSIGYFEAGPANGAPVILLHGWPYDIHMFVDVAPQLAAAGFRVIVPYLRGYGTTRFLSADTPRNGQQSVIAVDIIALMDALKIQAATVAGCDWGARTACIMAALWPERVKALVSVSGYLIGSQEAGKTPLPPQAELQWWYQYYFATERGRAGYEKNRHDFAKLIWQLASPKWNFDAATFDRSAVAFENPDHVAITVHNYRWRLGLADGEAKYQVLEDRLAKAPVIGVPTITLEGDANGAPHPEPSAYAKKFSGRYEHRLVSGGIGHNLPQEAPEAFAKAVIDVARA; from the coding sequence ATGACCGCTTCCTCCCTTTTGCTTCGCCGCTCTTTCCTCGCCAAGGCCGCGCTCGGCGCGGCCGCCGCCCAGATGACGTCGATCGTGCCCGCCTTCGCACAATCCGCCGGCACCGCCGTGGGCAGCGCCAGGCGCCTGGAGCCGCTCAAGAACATCGAGGCCAACGGCCTGAGCATCGGCTACTTCGAGGCCGGCCCGGCCAATGGCGCGCCGGTGATCCTTCTTCACGGCTGGCCCTACGACATCCACATGTTCGTGGACGTCGCGCCGCAGCTTGCCGCCGCGGGCTTCCGCGTGATCGTGCCGTACCTGCGCGGCTACGGCACCACCCGCTTCCTGTCGGCCGACACGCCGCGCAACGGGCAGCAGTCGGTGATCGCCGTGGACATCATCGCGCTGATGGATGCGCTGAAGATCCAGGCCGCCACGGTGGCCGGCTGCGACTGGGGCGCGCGCACGGCGTGCATCATGGCCGCGCTGTGGCCCGAGCGCGTCAAGGCGCTGGTGTCGGTCAGCGGCTACCTGATCGGCAGCCAGGAGGCCGGCAAGACGCCACTGCCGCCGCAGGCCGAACTGCAGTGGTGGTACCAGTACTACTTCGCGACCGAGCGCGGCCGCGCGGGCTACGAGAAGAACCGCCACGACTTCGCCAAGCTCATCTGGCAGCTGGCATCGCCCAAGTGGAACTTCGACGCGGCCACCTTCGATCGCAGCGCCGTCGCGTTCGAGAACCCGGACCACGTGGCCATCACGGTGCACAACTACCGCTGGCGCCTGGGCCTGGCCGATGGCGAGGCGAAGTACCAGGTGCTCGAAGATCGTCTGGCCAAGGCCCCGGTGATCGGCGTACCGACCATCACGCTCGAAGGCGACGCCAACGGCGCGCCGCACCCGGAACCCAGCGCCTACGCGAAGAAGTTCTCGGGCCGCTATGAACACCGCCTGGTCAGCGGCGGCATCGGCCACAACCTGCCGCAGGAAGCGCCCGAGGCCTTCGCAAAGGCCGTGATCGACGTGGCGCGTGCCTAA
- a CDS encoding ATP-binding cassette domain-containing protein, which produces MNQSAKAQPLLQVTDLVRHYDLPREKLFAPPPTVKALNGVSFKVEAGRSLGIVGESGSGKSTIARLVMALDTPTSGSVKLLGRDLHTLPRSELRTARRDFQMVFQDPYGSLDPRQTVARIVAEPLEALAEVSRKEQRERAAESLAAVGLRTTDMDKYPHEFSGGQRQRIAIARALITRPKLIVADEPVSALDVSVQAQVLNLMQDLQQQFGISYLLISHDLAVVNHLCDDVAVVFKGQIVEQGAPGHLFRHAQHPYTRTLLSAVLQTPAG; this is translated from the coding sequence ATGAACCAGTCCGCCAAGGCCCAACCGCTGCTGCAGGTGACCGACCTCGTGCGGCACTACGACCTGCCGCGCGAAAAGCTCTTTGCACCGCCGCCCACCGTCAAGGCGCTCAACGGCGTGAGCTTCAAGGTCGAAGCCGGCCGAAGCCTCGGCATCGTCGGCGAATCGGGGTCCGGCAAGTCGACCATCGCGCGCCTCGTGATGGCGCTTGATACGCCCACTTCTGGCAGCGTGAAGTTGCTCGGGCGCGATCTGCACACGCTGCCCAGGAGCGAACTGCGCACCGCACGTCGCGATTTCCAGATGGTCTTTCAAGACCCCTACGGCTCGCTCGATCCGCGCCAGACCGTCGCACGCATCGTCGCCGAGCCGCTCGAAGCATTGGCCGAGGTCTCCCGCAAGGAACAACGCGAACGCGCCGCCGAATCGCTCGCCGCCGTCGGCCTTCGCACGACCGACATGGACAAGTATCCGCACGAGTTCTCGGGCGGTCAGCGCCAACGCATCGCCATTGCCCGCGCGCTCATCACGCGCCCCAAGCTCATCGTCGCCGACGAACCCGTCAGTGCGCTCGACGTGTCCGTGCAGGCGCAGGTGCTCAACCTGATGCAGGACCTGCAGCAGCAGTTCGGCATCAGCTACCTGCTCATCAGCCACGACCTCGCGGTGGTCAACCACCTGTGCGACGACGTCGCCGTCGTCTTCAAGGGGCAGATCGTGGAGCAGGGCGCGCCGGGCCACCTGTTCCGTCACGCGCAGCACCCTTACACGCGGACCTTGCTGTCCGCCGTCCTGCAGACACCCGCGGGTTAG
- a CDS encoding cytochrome P460 family protein: MAPSVAEETTALAKTSDASPIYGVTLPKGYRQWQLIAPAIEAEPLNELRVVLGNTKAIEAYDKGTLPFPDGTVLAKLAWKHVQSPEFAPASIPGAATTVQVMVKDSKKYATTGGWGFGRFVNGKPADLAQHQTCFACHQALVKNHDYVFTRLAR, from the coding sequence ATGGCGCCGAGCGTCGCCGAGGAAACCACCGCCCTCGCCAAGACATCGGACGCATCGCCGATCTATGGCGTCACCCTTCCCAAGGGCTACCGGCAGTGGCAGCTCATCGCTCCGGCCATCGAGGCGGAGCCGCTGAACGAGTTGCGGGTCGTGCTCGGCAACACCAAGGCGATCGAGGCCTACGACAAGGGGACGCTGCCATTTCCCGATGGCACCGTGCTGGCCAAGCTGGCGTGGAAGCATGTGCAGTCGCCGGAGTTCGCGCCCGCGTCGATTCCGGGCGCGGCCACCACCGTGCAGGTGATGGTGAAGGACTCGAAGAAATACGCCACCACCGGCGGCTGGGGCTTCGGCCGATTCGTCAACGGCAAGCCCGCAGACCTGGCACAGCACCAGACCTGTTTCGCCTGCCACCAGGCGCTCGTGAAGAACCACGACTACGTGTTCACGCGGCTCGCGCGTTGA
- a CDS encoding aldehyde dehydrogenase family protein: MTAATHYIDGGRVASLGAETIAVIDPSDGQHFGEIARGTAADVDAAVRAARRAMGENFDGPWGAMTALERGRLLAKLGAAVMQHHEELAQLEARDTGKALRVARNDATALARYFEYYAGACDKLHGDTLPYERGYTVLTVRMPHGVTGHIIPWNYPMQIAGRSVGASLAAGNACVVKPAEDASLSLLRLAEIATEVGFPAGALNVVTGYGREAGAALCAHPGIDHISFTGSTVTGRSVGLAAAERHCPVTLELGGKSPQLVFADADLDAAVPVLLNAIIQNAGQTCSAGSRVLVEQSVYEEVVKRLAERFSAVRSGPPVDDLDMGPLINEKQFRQVRDMVATAEANGVKVAARGTVSPSASSNGYYQEAVLFRDVPADSDLAQREVFGPVLAVMPFADEAEAIRLANGTDFGLVAGVWTRDGGRQLRVANKLNCGQVFINNYGAAGGVELPFGGVKSSGFGREKGFEALLGFTTLKTIAIKHG, encoded by the coding sequence ATGACTGCAGCAACCCACTACATCGACGGCGGCCGCGTGGCCTCGCTGGGCGCTGAAACCATCGCCGTGATCGACCCGAGCGACGGCCAGCATTTCGGCGAGATCGCGCGCGGCACAGCAGCGGATGTGGACGCTGCCGTGCGCGCAGCACGCCGCGCCATGGGTGAGAACTTCGACGGCCCCTGGGGCGCGATGACCGCACTCGAGCGCGGCCGCCTGCTCGCGAAACTCGGCGCCGCGGTGATGCAGCACCACGAGGAACTCGCGCAGCTCGAAGCCCGCGACACCGGCAAGGCGCTGCGCGTGGCGCGCAACGACGCCACTGCGCTCGCGCGCTACTTCGAGTACTACGCCGGCGCCTGCGACAAGCTGCACGGCGACACGCTGCCCTACGAGCGCGGCTACACGGTGCTGACCGTGCGCATGCCGCACGGCGTGACGGGGCACATCATTCCCTGGAACTACCCGATGCAGATCGCGGGCCGCAGCGTGGGCGCCTCGCTTGCAGCCGGCAACGCCTGCGTGGTCAAGCCGGCCGAGGACGCGAGCCTCTCGCTGCTGCGCCTCGCGGAGATCGCGACCGAGGTGGGCTTTCCCGCCGGTGCACTCAATGTGGTGACCGGTTACGGCAGGGAAGCGGGCGCTGCGCTGTGCGCGCATCCGGGCATCGACCACATCTCGTTCACCGGCTCGACCGTCACGGGCCGCAGCGTCGGCCTCGCGGCGGCCGAGCGGCATTGCCCCGTCACGCTGGAACTCGGCGGCAAGTCGCCGCAGCTCGTGTTCGCCGACGCCGACCTCGATGCGGCCGTGCCCGTGCTGCTCAACGCGATCATCCAGAACGCCGGCCAGACCTGTTCGGCCGGCAGCCGTGTGCTGGTCGAGCAATCGGTCTACGAAGAGGTCGTGAAGCGGTTGGCCGAGCGCTTCTCGGCCGTGCGTTCGGGGCCGCCCGTCGATGATCTGGACATGGGCCCGCTCATCAACGAAAAGCAGTTCCGCCAGGTGCGCGACATGGTCGCGACCGCCGAGGCGAACGGCGTGAAGGTGGCGGCGCGCGGCACGGTATCGCCGAGCGCATCGTCCAACGGCTACTACCAGGAGGCCGTGCTGTTCCGCGACGTGCCCGCCGATAGCGACCTCGCGCAGCGCGAGGTCTTCGGCCCCGTGCTGGCCGTGATGCCCTTCGCCGACGAGGCCGAGGCGATCCGCCTGGCCAACGGCACGGACTTCGGCCTGGTGGCTGGCGTGTGGACGCGCGACGGCGGCCGGCAACTGCGCGTGGCGAACAAACTGAATTGCGGGCAGGTCTTCATCAACAACTACGGTGCGGCGGGCGGCGTGGAGCTGCCGTTCGGCGGCGTCAAGTCGAGTGGCTTCGGGCGCGAGAAGGGTTTCGAAGCCCTGCTAGGCTTCACGACCCTCAAGACCATCGCCATCAAACACGGGTGA